One Paenibacillus crassostreae DNA segment encodes these proteins:
- a CDS encoding stalk domain-containing protein has translation MTTSKELGKPYVPLKIIGAALDYKIAWDPTIKSVTFAKEGNA, from the coding sequence TTGACGACTTCGAAGGAACTGGGTAAACCGTATGTACCACTGAAAATTATTGGAGCAGCCCTAGATTACAAAATCGCTTGGGATCCCACAATAAAAAGTGTTACCTTCGCAAAAGAAGGTAATGCTTAA
- a CDS encoding alpha/beta-type small acid-soluble spore protein, with protein MARRKRRYVVPGVEEGMQAFKADVMKREGYAVDPNRPDDVKYEVANELGVPLKQGDNGGLTTESVGHIGGKIGGTMVREMIRLAQEQLVNKEQP; from the coding sequence ATGGCAAGAAGAAAGAGAAGATATGTTGTGCCAGGCGTGGAAGAGGGAATGCAAGCTTTCAAAGCAGATGTAATGAAGCGCGAAGGATATGCCGTTGATCCGAATCGACCTGACGATGTGAAATATGAAGTAGCTAATGAACTTGGCGTACCACTAAAGCAAGGTGACAATGGAGGTCTGACTACTGAATCGGTGGGTCATATCGGCGGTAAAATTGGAGGGACCATGGTTCGGGAAATGATCCGTCTTGCCCAAGAGCAATTAGTGAACAAGGAGCAACCATAA
- a CDS encoding GntP family permease, protein MAAIEISWIGALAGLALAIALILFKLAPTYALILGAIVGGFIGGANFSEVISILISGTQSVQGTVIRIIAAGVFAGVMMESGSAGTIAKFIVDKLGGTKAMLSLALATMVITAVGVFIPVAVLIVAPIALSVGHKMGYSKIALLVALSGGGKAGNIISPNPNTIAAAGGFQLDVNQVMIGGMVPALFGLAVAVIIASLIKYKGTKVTDLEAAELEKSSITNLPPLSKALVAPVIAIVLLMISPVGSMLGVDFLANLKIDSLFILPFAGIVGSLALGKTKEIVNYCTAGLNRMTPTILIIIGAGAIGGLITASTLPAEVVALVEATGISGVFLAPIAGILMAGATASTSTGAILATGSFSTAILNTGVAPLSAAVMTHTGATVIDHLPHGTYFHVTRNAMGMSMKDRMKVVLFESMVGITMAIVAVVLFGFIL, encoded by the coding sequence ATGGCAGCAATAGAAATTAGCTGGATCGGCGCTTTAGCTGGACTAGCTTTAGCTATCGCATTAATTTTGTTTAAACTGGCACCAACGTATGCATTGATTCTAGGAGCAATTGTCGGTGGATTTATTGGAGGGGCTAATTTCTCAGAGGTAATTAGCATCCTAATTTCCGGAACACAAAGTGTTCAAGGTACCGTTATACGGATTATCGCTGCCGGTGTATTTGCTGGTGTGATGATGGAATCTGGATCAGCGGGAACCATCGCGAAATTTATTGTTGATAAACTCGGTGGAACGAAAGCCATGCTGTCGCTTGCATTGGCTACTATGGTTATCACAGCGGTAGGGGTATTTATTCCAGTAGCCGTATTGATTGTTGCACCAATCGCGTTGTCCGTAGGCCACAAAATGGGATATTCCAAGATTGCCTTGCTGGTGGCTTTATCTGGTGGTGGGAAAGCGGGTAACATCATTTCTCCCAACCCGAATACCATTGCAGCTGCAGGCGGATTTCAACTCGATGTTAACCAAGTGATGATTGGCGGAATGGTTCCTGCTCTTTTCGGATTAGCAGTTGCGGTTATCATTGCATCATTAATTAAGTATAAAGGCACTAAAGTAACGGATCTTGAAGCCGCAGAGTTGGAAAAGAGCAGTATCACGAATCTCCCACCTTTATCTAAAGCTCTAGTAGCTCCGGTAATCGCTATTGTTCTTTTGATGATTAGCCCGGTTGGTTCGATGCTAGGCGTTGATTTCCTCGCAAATCTTAAAATTGACTCTTTGTTTATTCTGCCATTTGCCGGCATAGTTGGCTCCTTGGCATTAGGTAAGACAAAGGAAATAGTGAATTATTGTACAGCCGGTTTAAATCGAATGACACCAACAATTTTGATTATTATTGGTGCAGGTGCCATTGGCGGACTGATTACAGCGTCAACCCTCCCAGCAGAAGTTGTTGCTCTTGTAGAAGCAACAGGCATTTCCGGAGTCTTTCTTGCACCTATAGCTGGCATATTGATGGCAGGAGCGACAGCATCCACTTCAACAGGTGCGATCTTGGCTACGGGCTCATTCTCAACTGCAATATTAAATACAGGGGTTGCCCCACTATCAGCTGCAGTTATGACCCATACCGGTGCTACGGTAATTGACCATTTACCACATGGAACTTACTTCCACGTGACACGTAATGCGATGGGCATGAGCATGAAGGATCGAATGAAGGTTGTCCTGTTTGAAAGTATGGTCGGCATAACGATGGCTATAGTCGCAGTAGTTCTTTTCGGATTTATCTTATAA